A window of bacterium genomic DNA:
GCCGAGGCACGCCCCAAATTCTCGCCACGGAATGGGCATCGACCACCCAAAACGAAATCCGTCAGCGTCAATCGCCGCGCGGCACGCCGAAACCGTGGAAAGCCAGGTTCTCAGCCAACTTTCGTGCATAGTTCAGGCTAAACCGGGGACCAATGACCTATCGTTCGCGCCTGGAGTCGTGCGCATGCCGAGGGGGCATGTGTCCCGGGTCGAATGCGAGAGGAATAGAGCGATGGCGAATCACGAACGGTCCTACGTCTTTCTCTTCAACGAGCTCGATGAGCTCGAGAGTCGAATCGGCAATGACCGGGAGAAGGTGCGTGGCATGCTAGGTGGGAAGGGGGCCAACCTCGCAGAGATGACCCGCCTCGGCATTCCCGTGCCGCCAGGTTTCACGGTCAGCACGGAGGGTTGCAATGCCTTCCTTGCGGCGGGCGAGGGCTTTCCGGACGACATGTGGGAGGAAGCGCTCCAGGCGATCTCCGAGATCGAGAGCATGGCCGCGCGTCGGCTGGGTGACCCGGAGAGGCCACTCCTCGTTTCGTGCCGATCGGGTGCCAAGTTCTCGATGCCTGGCATGATGGACACGATTCTCAACGTCGGCCTCAACGACGAGGTGGCCGAGGGCATGGTTCATCTCACCGGGGATGCGCGCTTTGTCTACGATTCGTATCGGCGCCTCGTCCAGATGTTCGGCAACGTGGTCCAAGGTGTTCCCGACGAGCTTTTCGAATCCGTGATCACCCGGGCAAGGGAGCAGCGGGGCGTTGTCGAGGATGCACAACTCCTGGCCGAAGACTGGAAGGCCGTGACGGAGCGTTTCCGGGAGATCGTTCGCACAGATTCGGGTTCCGGGTTCCCCGAGGACCCGTTTGAACAGCTACGCCTCGCGACCGAGGCCGTCTTCAAATCGTGGAACGGCAAGCGTGCGATCGACTACCGGAATGCCGCACGCATTCCGCACGATCTCGGTACGGCTGTGAACGTCCAGGCGATGGTCTTCGGCAACATGGGCGACGATTGCGCAACTGGAGTCTCGATGTCGCGCAATGCGTCGACCGGCGAGCCGGAGCTCGAGGGTGACTTCCTGGTCAACGCACAGGGGGAGGACGTCGTGGCAGGGATTCGCAAGACCCAGCCTCTCGAGGAGCTGGAGACGGTGATGCCCGACATCTACGCGGAGTTCGCGGCGATCGCCCGCAAGCTCGAGGCGCACTACTGCAACATGCAGGACATGGAGTTCACCGTCGAACGCGGGAAGCTCTGGCTGCTGCAGACCCGCGACGGCAAGCGTACCGCCCAGGCCGAGGTGCGCATCGCAGCCGACATGGCTGGGGAAGGTCTCATCTCGCGGGAAGAGGCCGTGCGCAGGGTGAAGCCTGAGCAGGTCGACTTCTTCTTGCATCCCCAGCTCGATCCGGCGGCGCAGCGTGAGAGCAAGCCGATCGCCGACGGGCTGAACGTCTCTCCGGGAGCGGCCGTCGGCGTGGTGGCTTTCGACGCCGACACGGCGGAGCGTTGGGCTGCGGACGGCCGGGACGTCATCATGGTTCGTCCCGAGACCAAGCCCGACGATGTGCACGGGATGCTGGCCTCCAAGGGGATCGTGACCCTGAAAGGTGGACGCACCAGCCACGCCGCGCTCGTCGCCCGGCAGTTCGGAAAGCCGGCGGTGGTTGGGGCGGAGGATCTCGTGCTCGAGTTGGAGGAGCGTGAGTTGCGCGCGGGCGATCTGGTCATTCGCGAGGGCGATTGGTTGTCCATCGATGGAACCAACGGCCACATCTACGGGGGCGAGCTGTCCACCGTCGTTCCTGATCTCAAGAATCCCTTCCTGCTGAAGATCTTGGAGTGGGCCGACGAGTTTCGCCGATTGGGAGTGCGCGCGAATGCCGACTACCCGCAGGATGCGAAACGAGCGAGGGAGTATGGTGCGGCGGGCATCGGTTTGTGCCGCACGGAGCACATGTTCTTCGAGACGAGTCGCTTGCCGATTGTGCAGCGGATGATCCTCGCGAAGACCGCGAGCGAGCGATGTGATGCCATCGGTGAGCTGCTGCCCATGCAGCGCGAGGACTTCGCCGGTCTCTTCCGGGCGATGAGCGGTCTGCCCGTCGTCATCCGGCTGCTCGACCCGCCACTCCACGAATTCCTGCCCGCCTACGACGAGCTCATCCAGGATCTGGCCGAC
This region includes:
- a CDS encoding pyruvate, phosphate dikinase, whose product is MANHERSYVFLFNELDELESRIGNDREKVRGMLGGKGANLAEMTRLGIPVPPGFTVSTEGCNAFLAAGEGFPDDMWEEALQAISEIESMAARRLGDPERPLLVSCRSGAKFSMPGMMDTILNVGLNDEVAEGMVHLTGDARFVYDSYRRLVQMFGNVVQGVPDELFESVITRAREQRGVVEDAQLLAEDWKAVTERFREIVRTDSGSGFPEDPFEQLRLATEAVFKSWNGKRAIDYRNAARIPHDLGTAVNVQAMVFGNMGDDCATGVSMSRNASTGEPELEGDFLVNAQGEDVVAGIRKTQPLEELETVMPDIYAEFAAIARKLEAHYCNMQDMEFTVERGKLWLLQTRDGKRTAQAEVRIAADMAGEGLISREEAVRRVKPEQVDFFLHPQLDPAAQRESKPIADGLNVSPGAAVGVVAFDADTAERWAADGRDVIMVRPETKPDDVHGMLASKGIVTLKGGRTSHAALVARQFGKPAVVGAEDLVLELEERELRAGDLVIREGDWLSIDGTNGHIYGGELSTVVPDLKNPFLLKILEWADEFRRLGVRANADYPQDAKRAREYGAAGIGLCRTEHMFFETSRLPIVQRMILAKTASERCDAIGELLPMQREDFAGLFRAMSGLPVVIRLLDPPLHEFLPAYDELIQDLADLKVQLQHHHTMSEIDHALEEIRTKQDFLERVEALREANPMLGTRGVRLGIQIPELTRMQVRAVFEAACLVTREGVAIEPEIMIPLTHHIRELEVQQEALEEEASTVMEEQGLQIPYKFGTMIEVPRAALTADELAGRAQFFSFGTNDLTQTTCGISRDDAEAGFLMAYIRSGILPRNPFATIDAEGVGRLIEIAVERGRAVRPDLGLGICGEHGGDPESIALCHRLGLDYVSCSPFRVPIARLAAAHAALDQ